The proteins below are encoded in one region of Lactuca sativa cultivar Salinas chromosome 3, Lsat_Salinas_v11, whole genome shotgun sequence:
- the LOC111919612 gene encoding elongator complex protein 5 — MADAICRVLRDGALEGEHATSLTINDSVDSPFGPIVFDYIFTQLSSFISSEKSQSRGIVLVSFARSPSSTAELLNTRGTDIATSHQWLSVLDCYTDPLGWKEQLKERGAIKTPSTEASLNLNLCKDVRNLDDLFSQILVLGKGLVGEGKTRFSVAIDSVSEMLRHTSLSSVSSLINKLRSHAQVSSIFWLLHSDLHDIKTTSAFEYMSSMVANVKPLSTTTNAEQNYKKGQFHASLKRRNGRVRVMVEEFSNEQSQIKFTSMSAVENAITQSLVPKVQFNMQLSDKERSDRAKVVLPFEHQEMDKSVQIYDGRKSLTEVKHESNGENLKKQEEIERGEIIYFRDSDDEMPDSDEDPDDDLDI; from the exons ATGGCGGACGCCATTTGTAGAGTCCTCCGCGACGGAGCATTAGAAGGCGAACACGCAACGTCTCTCACCATAAACGATTCTGTTGATTCACCGTTCGGTCCCATCGTCTTCGATTACATTTTCACTCAGCTATCATCATTCATATCGTCGGAGAAGTCTCAATCTCG AGGCATCGTGCTCGTCTCTTTCGCTAGAAGTCCTTCGTCCACAGCTGAATTGCTTAACACCAGAGGAACTGATATCGCCACATCGCATCAATG GTTGAGTGTTTTGGATTGTTATACCGATCCACTGGGTTGGAAAGAACAGCTCAAAGAGCGTGGAGCCATTAAAACTCCATCAACAGAAGCTTCACTTAATCTTAACTTATGCAAAGATGTGAGAAACTTGGATGATCTGTTCTCTCAAATTCTTGTGTTGGGGAAAG GACTTGTTGGAGAAGGGAAAACTCGATTCTCAGTTGCCATAGACTCT GTAAGTGAGATGTTAAGACACACATCCTTATCTTCAGTTTCTAGCCTTATAAACAAACTTCGAAGCCATG CCCAAGTATCAAGTATCTTCTGGCTACTACATTCTGATCTCCATGATATCAAAACCACTTCTGCATTTGAATACATGTCTTCAATGGTGGCCAATGTAAAACCACTTTCTACAACAACAAATGCAgaacaaaattacaaaaaaggACAATTTCATGCATCTTTAAAACGCAGAAATGGACGCGTTAGGGTGATG GTTGAAGAGTTTTCCAATGAGCAATCACAAATCAAATTCACATCAATGTCTGCTGTAGAGAATGCAATCACTCAAAGCCTTGTTCCTAAG GTGCAATTTAATATGCAGTTATCAGATAAAGAAAGAAGTGATAGAGCAAAAGTTGTACTCCCATTTGAGCATCAAG AAATGGATAAATCAGTTCAAATATATGATGGGAGGAAATCTTTGACTGAGGTCAAACATGAGTCAAATGgtgaaaatttgaaaaaacaaGAGGAAATTGAAAGGGGGGAGATTATTTATTTTCGTGATTCTGATGATGAGATGCCTGATTCTGATGAGGACCCAGATGATGATTTGGATATATGA
- the LOC111919611 gene encoding uncharacterized protein LOC111919611, whose amino-acid sequence MKPDWELQNCCDKDQKLFLATVGVFTLVILALWRTFLLTPFKLITVFLHEASHAIACKLTCGEVMGMEVHANEGGVTQTRGGVYWLILPAGYLGSSFWGMLLILASTGLLTSRIAAGCLGVALLIVLFVAKNWTLRGLCIGFIIFLAVIWILQEKTTVRILRYVILFIGVMNSLFSVYDIYDDLISRRVNSSDAEKFAEICPCPCNGVAWGVIWGMISFIFLSASVYIGLVILST is encoded by the exons ATGAAACCGGATTGGGAGCTGCAGAATTGTTGCGATAAAGACCAGAAACTATTTCTCGCCACCGTAGGCGTCTTCACTCTCGTCATTCTCGCG TTATGGAGAACATTTCTACTTACCCCTTTCAAGCTCATCACTGTCTTTCTTCATGAAGCAAGTCATGCAATCGCCTGTAAACTCACATGTGGAGAG GTAATGGGAATGGAGGTTCATGCCAATGAAGGAGGAGTAACACAGACACGTGGTGGTGTATATTGGTTGATCCTACCTGCTGGAT atctTGGTTCATCTTTCTGGGGTATGCTTCTAATCTTGGCATCAACTGGCCTTCTTACTTCAAGAATTGCAGCTGGATGTTTAGGAGTTGCTCTTCTTATTGTCCTCTTTGTTGCTAAAAAT TGGACACTTCGAGGACTTTGCATTG GATTTATTATCTTTCTTGCTGTCATTTGGATCCTACAAGAAAAAACCACAGTTCGCATCCTTCGTTATGTCATTTTGTTCATTG GTGTTATGAACAGTTTGTTTTCGGTTTATG ATATTTATGATGATTTAATTTCAAGGAGAGTTAATTCTAGTGATGCTGAGAAGTTTGCAGAAATTTGCCCTTGTCCATGTAATGGTGTTGCATGGGGAGTCATATG gggaatgatttctttcatttttctaAGTGCTTCTGTGTATATTGGGCTTGTTATCTTATCAACATGA